The proteins below are encoded in one region of Mycobacterium pseudokansasii:
- a CDS encoding non-ribosomal peptide synthetase — translation MDRISRDAIRATVAAQLGCAAADVADHDNLIQLGLNSIRMMALAGGWRQRGANVTFAQLAASPTIDSWHALLTADEMGTAAEPGAAQLPVPAAEETPFPLAPMQHAYWVGRSDEQELGGVAAHLYVEFDGAGIDPGRLERAVSDLVARHPMLRTRFLPDGTQQTMPRPGGPVFGVVDLRGHSPDKLQSTLAELRHGKTHQRLGIEDGQVIDITLTRYDQDRTRLHLDVDMLACDAMSYRVVVSDLAELYWGTTIPAPGYSYRRYRTERHEDRAVRERDRHWWQQRLPEMPGAPELPTVPIGNRTASHRTIRYDHWLAPEAKQRLIAGAHARGITPAMALAAVFADTIGGWSAQSKFMLNVPLFQREPVHPDIDRVVGDFTSSIMLEVDVTENMSVAQRACAIQRSMYESGSHAAYSGLEVLRDLSRYRDKLVLAPVVFTSALDLGELFTDKVVETFGEPVWIISQGPQVLLDAQVTEVRGGLLLNWDVSESAFPPGLVGTMFANFTEAVERLAAGDAGWDAEAPVRLPPAQAQLRAVINATDGPVSGRCLHQGFFEHAAANPDAPAVVWGVGELGGAWSYRELAEHALAVAGALHALDVRPGDAVAVQLPKGRDQVLAVLGVLAAGATYVPIGFDQPDARRAKILQTGDVVAALTVEGADVGAPIPCLSIDAARSFLEPLLEPAFPDTGEIAYVLFTSGSTGLPKGVEVPHSAAMNTIDAVNEWFGVGTNDRALALSALEFDLSVYDIFGMFSAGGALVVVDAGQQHVATTWVELIRRQRVSILNCVPSLLDMILELGGDRLGDSLRAVILGGDWVGADLPRRLAKQIPGCRFAGLGGATETSIHHTMCEVVGEPPAHWATVPFGIPLRNVRCRIVAPSGRDCPDWVAGELWVGGANVAAGYRNDVQRTADRFVEHGGIRWYKTGDIARYWPDGTIEFLGRADNQVQIRGYRVELGEVESALRTVPGVRHAVAAVVGTSAPTLIAAIAGDPGEVGDVTAAVVNLLPGYMIPRRTVFFEQIPLTANGKLDRRAVAALLEPGATDHEDGAARNDVEAALAGIVAEVLGVDSVGVQDDFLALGGDSVLATTVVARVRDWLDIDHALVSDLFATRTVTGFAERLGAREAQRGTPERLPIIARHYLEVAALTDAEVLAEG, via the coding sequence GTGGACCGGATCAGCAGGGACGCCATCAGGGCGACGGTTGCTGCTCAGCTCGGATGCGCGGCCGCAGACGTGGCCGACCACGACAATCTCATTCAGCTGGGCCTGAACTCGATCCGTATGATGGCGCTGGCCGGCGGCTGGCGTCAACGTGGTGCCAACGTAACTTTCGCCCAACTTGCCGCCAGCCCCACGATCGATTCGTGGCACGCTCTGCTCACCGCGGATGAGATGGGAACGGCGGCAGAGCCAGGCGCAGCTCAGCTCCCCGTGCCGGCGGCCGAAGAAACTCCATTCCCCTTGGCCCCCATGCAACACGCGTACTGGGTCGGCCGCTCCGATGAACAGGAGCTCGGCGGTGTCGCGGCCCATCTCTACGTCGAATTCGACGGTGCGGGAATAGATCCAGGACGCCTGGAAAGGGCGGTGTCCGACCTCGTCGCGAGACATCCAATGCTTCGCACCCGATTCCTCCCGGACGGGACTCAGCAAACGATGCCAAGGCCGGGCGGGCCGGTGTTCGGCGTTGTCGATCTGCGTGGGCACAGCCCCGATAAGCTCCAATCAACACTGGCCGAGCTGCGCCACGGTAAGACTCACCAGCGCCTGGGAATTGAAGACGGTCAGGTCATCGATATCACGCTGACCCGGTACGACCAGGACCGTACCCGGCTGCATCTGGACGTCGACATGCTGGCCTGTGACGCGATGAGCTATCGCGTTGTGGTATCGGATCTGGCCGAATTGTACTGGGGAACAACGATTCCGGCCCCGGGTTACAGTTACCGGCGTTATCGCACCGAACGCCACGAGGACCGCGCCGTGCGAGAGCGAGACCGACACTGGTGGCAGCAGCGGTTGCCCGAGATGCCTGGTGCGCCGGAACTGCCGACCGTCCCGATCGGCAACCGCACCGCCTCGCATCGCACTATCCGTTACGACCACTGGTTGGCGCCGGAAGCAAAGCAGCGACTGATAGCCGGCGCCCATGCTCGTGGGATAACCCCGGCCATGGCGTTGGCGGCGGTCTTCGCCGATACCATCGGCGGTTGGTCTGCGCAGAGTAAGTTTATGCTGAACGTTCCGCTATTTCAGCGTGAACCGGTGCACCCGGACATCGACCGTGTGGTCGGAGACTTCACTTCCTCGATCATGCTCGAGGTCGACGTCACCGAAAACATGTCGGTCGCCCAGCGGGCCTGCGCGATTCAACGCAGTATGTACGAAAGTGGTTCACACGCCGCCTATTCCGGACTTGAGGTGTTACGCGATCTGAGCAGATACCGGGATAAGCTGGTGCTGGCGCCGGTGGTCTTCACCAGTGCACTCGATCTCGGTGAGCTGTTTACCGACAAGGTCGTCGAGACCTTCGGTGAGCCGGTGTGGATCATTTCGCAGGGGCCTCAGGTGTTGCTGGACGCCCAGGTCACCGAGGTACGCGGCGGGTTGCTGCTCAACTGGGACGTAAGCGAGTCTGCCTTCCCACCCGGTCTGGTCGGCACCATGTTCGCCAACTTTACCGAAGCGGTCGAACGGCTCGCTGCAGGCGATGCCGGCTGGGACGCTGAGGCCCCGGTCCGGTTGCCCCCCGCGCAGGCACAGTTGCGTGCGGTGATCAACGCGACCGACGGTCCGGTGAGCGGCAGGTGTCTGCATCAAGGGTTCTTCGAGCATGCGGCGGCGAACCCGGACGCGCCGGCGGTAGTCTGGGGCGTGGGCGAGCTAGGCGGCGCATGGAGTTACCGAGAACTCGCGGAACACGCCCTTGCCGTCGCAGGAGCACTGCACGCCCTCGATGTACGACCCGGCGATGCGGTCGCCGTCCAATTACCAAAGGGGCGCGATCAAGTCCTGGCCGTGCTCGGGGTACTCGCCGCCGGGGCCACGTATGTGCCGATCGGATTCGACCAGCCGGATGCGCGGCGCGCCAAGATCCTTCAGACCGGTGATGTCGTTGCGGCGCTGACGGTCGAAGGGGCGGATGTCGGTGCACCGATTCCGTGTTTATCCATCGATGCGGCACGCAGTTTTCTGGAACCGCTTTTGGAGCCGGCTTTTCCTGATACCGGCGAGATCGCGTACGTACTGTTCACGTCGGGTTCGACCGGGCTGCCCAAAGGCGTCGAGGTACCGCACAGCGCGGCGATGAACACGATCGACGCCGTGAACGAGTGGTTCGGGGTCGGCACCAACGATCGAGCGCTTGCGTTGTCCGCCCTCGAGTTCGATCTCTCGGTCTACGACATCTTCGGTATGTTCTCGGCGGGTGGGGCACTGGTAGTGGTCGATGCCGGGCAACAGCACGTGGCGACAACATGGGTGGAATTGATTCGCCGCCAAAGGGTTTCGATTCTCAACTGTGTGCCGAGCCTGCTCGACATGATTCTGGAGCTAGGCGGGGATCGGCTGGGTGATTCGTTGCGTGCCGTCATTCTCGGTGGTGACTGGGTGGGCGCTGATCTGCCCCGCCGGCTAGCCAAGCAGATCCCGGGATGCCGGTTCGCTGGCCTCGGCGGTGCGACCGAGACTTCGATCCACCACACGATGTGCGAAGTGGTCGGCGAACCACCGGCGCACTGGGCGACGGTGCCGTTCGGCATCCCGCTACGCAATGTACGGTGCCGAATCGTGGCGCCGTCGGGTCGCGACTGCCCGGACTGGGTTGCCGGTGAATTGTGGGTCGGCGGCGCAAATGTCGCTGCGGGCTACCGCAATGACGTGCAACGGACCGCAGATCGTTTCGTCGAGCATGGTGGTATTCGCTGGTACAAGACGGGTGACATCGCCAGGTACTGGCCCGACGGCACCATTGAGTTCCTGGGCAGGGCAGACAATCAAGTGCAGATTCGCGGGTATCGGGTCGAGCTTGGCGAGGTGGAGAGTGCGCTTCGTACCGTGCCCGGCGTGCGCCATGCCGTCGCGGCTGTCGTCGGTACCAGCGCGCCCACGCTGATCGCTGCTATCGCGGGCGATCCGGGCGAGGTCGGCGATGTCACGGCGGCAGTCGTAAATCTATTACCCGGCTACATGATTCCCCGTCGCACCGTATTCTTCGAGCAGATTCCGCTGACCGCGAACGGCAAGCTGGACCGCCGCGCCGTGGCCGCGCTGCTGGAACCCGGAGCCACAGATCATGAGGACGGTGCTGCACGTAACGATGTGGAGGCCGCGCTCGCTGGCATTGTCGCCGAGGTGTTGGGTGTGGATTCGGTTGGTGTGCAGGACGATTTCTTGGCCCTCGGTGGCGATTCGGTGTTGGCCACCACGGTCGTTGCGCGGGTACGCGACTGGCTGGACATCGATCATGCCTTGGTCTCGGACTTGTTCGCCACCCGAACGGTGACCGGATTCGCCGAACGGCTCGGTGCCCGGGAGGCTCAGCGTGGCACGCCGGAACGACTGCCGATTATCGCCCGCCACTACCTCGAGGTCGCCGCATTGACCGATGCGGAAGTCCTCGCCGAGGGCTAG
- a CDS encoding non-ribosomal peptide synthetase, whose product MTAAPQQIEDVLALSPLQEGLFALYRMAGDSIDLYTMQFVIDIDGPVDIELLRRSAQAMLDRHANLRAAFWDRDLPKPVQIVPAHAELPWSERLALPTEFDAIGRSERRRPFDLRRGPALRVVLLTVPGETRRRMIFTAHHILVDGWSLAVFFTEMLAVYRAAGSVDGLPTARPYRDYIVWLAQQDRAAAIAQWTAYLKGVSGPLMVADGTIAAGDGVPEKTKLLLPASDTARLREWAGRNGLTLNTAVLFAWAVVLGRLTDRRDVVFGTIVSGRPEDLPGVETMVGLFINAVPVVHQMSSSESVVKQCAGLQRESSAMRDVGYLSLSEIQRENGHGTLFDCLFVFENAPIEDAIRTVSTPDGIRFSPVEMESLTHYPLTVVSHRSGDELVVLVELIREALPHLPAREIGERLLAVLRQLPDIGDDTPDALDILTAAERAEFDDLAARSAPSPHTTLWQMFEWQVRATPDAVALTAGGGERYTYAELHAEASRLAGELAEQGVGPEAVVALVLSRSTRSLVAILAVLAAGGAYLPVDVTLPELRIESMFRQANPVFAITEAGYGKLVGARVPTLVLDDPRVAERISRRAAAAPLVRRHPEHCAYVIFTSGSTGEPKGVIGTNAALLSYFADHRERVYREAARRLRRRLRIAHAWSLSFDASWQPMVGLLDGHGIHLFDADEIRDADRLVKGIATYRIDMIDTTPSMFVQLRAAGLLDHNLSVLALGGEAINAALWGQLRALSAAPAYNAVYNCYGPTEMTVEAVVASVHDYQTPTIGTANAGTFGYVLDSALRIVPTGVVGELYLSGAQLARGYAGRTALTAARFVADPLRPGQRMYRTGDLVRRLPHGGYTYVGRSDTQIKIRGYRVEIGEIEAALRSQPGVHDAAVSVVRRDGGTSLVGFVVWQANAHADLARLRAALTEHLPAYMLPVRIMALPWLPVNDNGKLDNHALDRLAETAVRHVTGGGAESASTATERSLCTVFEEQFNGMVPHIDDDFFSLGLDSIVAISLVHKARRRGLALNPRMVFTAATIRQLAATIDGAAGSGPCVESAKYGEVLPLPIVSCLYEYGNYRRFTHTILLRLPCEIERSSIELMLQLLLDGHDTLRSILADTPDGPRLVTREPGVVRAADLLSRGELTKSTDTELNSAIRYEARRVIDEIDPRAGAMVRAVWLSGVDQQVLLLTVHHLAVDVVSWHIMLGDIAEAWRSLTLGATPKALPEFTSYRHWSELMWKRTATPEVRNQREYWVAQVRGPDPALGARHPDPSRDTWSTLRITPTETAVQATERVLAAVTREEGMREFLLAAIAIAVASWRGVHAQDPSSGVLIALESHGRADATLDTDTTNTVGWFTSAFPVRLGTGAAAVDIKQAEADPQAARAVLDSVTTYLTGIPYGGLDYGLLRYVDHIPELQEAPDPQIMFNYMGRLDLSGVTDQPWSPLTWPHIEFLPVDPEPDLPLRFALHISAFVRSTPDGPQLTANWLWSDALFTPSDIDRLMQFWQRGIAVLAAGMTENGAE is encoded by the coding sequence ATGACCGCAGCTCCACAGCAGATCGAAGACGTTCTCGCCCTCAGCCCTCTGCAGGAAGGGTTGTTCGCCTTATACCGAATGGCCGGGGACAGCATCGATCTTTACACCATGCAGTTCGTGATAGATATCGACGGACCGGTCGACATCGAGCTGCTTCGCCGCAGCGCTCAAGCCATGTTGGACCGGCATGCGAACCTGCGCGCCGCCTTCTGGGATCGCGATTTACCCAAACCGGTGCAGATCGTGCCCGCCCACGCCGAGCTGCCGTGGTCCGAAAGGCTGGCGCTGCCAACGGAATTCGATGCTATCGGACGATCGGAGCGGCGCCGGCCGTTTGATCTGCGTCGTGGGCCGGCATTGCGCGTTGTTCTGCTCACCGTCCCCGGTGAGACCAGGCGCCGGATGATTTTCACCGCGCATCACATTCTGGTGGACGGTTGGTCGCTTGCCGTGTTCTTCACCGAAATGCTCGCCGTGTATCGCGCGGCGGGATCGGTCGATGGGCTGCCAACCGCGCGCCCCTACCGTGACTACATCGTATGGCTCGCCCAGCAGGACAGGGCGGCTGCGATCGCCCAGTGGACCGCGTATCTGAAGGGCGTATCGGGACCGCTCATGGTCGCCGACGGCACAATCGCTGCGGGTGATGGCGTGCCGGAGAAGACGAAACTGCTGTTACCTGCGTCCGATACGGCACGTTTGCGAGAGTGGGCCGGCCGCAACGGCCTCACGCTCAATACCGCAGTGCTTTTCGCCTGGGCTGTGGTGCTCGGTAGGCTCACCGACCGTCGCGATGTTGTCTTCGGCACGATCGTCTCCGGCCGACCCGAAGATTTGCCCGGCGTCGAGACCATGGTCGGATTGTTCATCAACGCCGTGCCGGTTGTGCACCAGATGAGCAGCAGCGAGTCGGTGGTGAAGCAATGCGCCGGGTTGCAGCGCGAGTCATCGGCGATGCGTGACGTCGGTTATCTGAGCCTGTCGGAAATCCAGCGTGAAAATGGTCACGGAACCCTGTTTGACTGCCTATTCGTGTTCGAGAATGCACCGATTGAGGACGCCATCCGCACCGTTAGCACACCCGACGGCATCCGCTTTTCTCCGGTAGAGATGGAAAGTCTGACGCACTACCCGTTGACTGTGGTCTCGCACCGCAGCGGCGACGAGCTGGTGGTGCTGGTCGAGCTGATTCGTGAAGCGCTGCCGCATCTTCCGGCCCGCGAGATCGGTGAGCGCCTGCTTGCCGTGCTGCGACAACTGCCCGATATTGGCGACGACACGCCAGACGCGCTGGATATTCTCACCGCGGCGGAGCGTGCAGAGTTCGATGATCTTGCGGCACGGTCGGCTCCGTCACCGCATACGACGCTGTGGCAGATGTTTGAGTGGCAGGTCCGCGCCACACCGGATGCCGTCGCCCTGACCGCCGGCGGTGGTGAGCGTTATACCTATGCCGAATTGCACGCTGAGGCGAGCCGGCTGGCGGGGGAGCTGGCCGAACAGGGCGTAGGTCCGGAAGCGGTCGTTGCGCTGGTGCTGTCGCGCTCGACCAGATCCCTCGTCGCCATCCTGGCCGTGCTCGCCGCCGGCGGCGCCTATCTGCCCGTCGATGTGACGCTTCCTGAACTTCGTATCGAATCTATGTTCCGCCAAGCAAATCCGGTGTTTGCAATCACCGAGGCCGGTTATGGAAAGCTAGTCGGCGCAAGGGTTCCCACGTTGGTTCTCGACGATCCCCGCGTGGCCGAGCGCATTTCGCGACGTGCTGCCGCCGCGCCGTTGGTTCGCCGTCATCCGGAACACTGCGCCTACGTCATCTTCACGTCTGGCTCGACCGGTGAACCCAAGGGGGTCATTGGCACCAATGCCGCATTACTCAGTTATTTCGCCGACCACCGCGAGCGGGTCTACCGGGAGGCCGCACGGCGTCTACGCCGCCGGCTGCGGATCGCGCACGCCTGGTCGTTAAGCTTCGACGCCTCGTGGCAGCCTATGGTTGGCCTGCTGGACGGTCATGGGATTCATCTGTTCGACGCCGACGAGATACGCGATGCGGATCGGCTGGTGAAAGGTATCGCCACTTACCGGATCGACATGATCGACACTACTCCGTCGATGTTTGTGCAGCTGCGTGCTGCCGGATTGTTGGATCACAACCTTTCGGTATTGGCCCTGGGCGGCGAAGCGATCAATGCGGCACTCTGGGGGCAGTTGCGCGCGCTGTCGGCGGCCCCGGCCTACAACGCGGTCTACAACTGCTATGGGCCCACCGAAATGACGGTCGAGGCGGTGGTGGCCTCGGTCCACGACTACCAGACACCGACAATCGGCACGGCGAACGCTGGAACCTTCGGGTACGTCTTGGATTCCGCGTTGCGGATAGTGCCCACCGGCGTGGTAGGTGAGCTTTACCTGTCGGGCGCGCAGCTGGCCCGCGGCTATGCCGGCAGAACAGCACTGACCGCCGCTCGCTTCGTGGCCGATCCGCTGCGCCCTGGACAGCGCATGTACCGCACTGGTGACTTGGTCCGTCGCTTACCTCATGGCGGCTACACCTATGTGGGACGCAGCGATACCCAAATCAAAATCCGCGGCTACCGCGTCGAGATTGGCGAGATCGAGGCCGCCCTGCGTAGCCAGCCTGGGGTACACGACGCGGCCGTCTCCGTTGTACGCCGTGATGGCGGCACCAGCCTGGTGGGATTCGTTGTGTGGCAAGCGAATGCGCACGCTGACCTGGCGCGCCTGCGTGCTGCGCTCACCGAACACCTGCCCGCGTACATGCTCCCGGTCCGGATCATGGCATTACCTTGGCTGCCGGTGAATGACAACGGCAAGCTGGATAACCATGCTTTGGACCGGCTGGCCGAGACCGCCGTCCGGCACGTCACAGGCGGTGGCGCGGAGTCGGCGTCCACCGCCACCGAGCGGTCGCTGTGCACAGTATTCGAAGAGCAATTCAACGGCATGGTGCCGCACATCGACGACGACTTCTTCTCGCTCGGATTAGACAGCATTGTGGCGATCTCGTTGGTCCACAAGGCTCGACGCCGGGGCCTCGCATTGAATCCGCGGATGGTGTTCACCGCTGCGACAATTCGCCAACTCGCGGCCACGATCGACGGAGCGGCCGGTTCGGGTCCGTGCGTTGAGAGTGCCAAATACGGTGAGGTGCTGCCACTGCCGATAGTGTCGTGCCTTTACGAGTATGGCAACTATCGTCGCTTCACGCACACCATCCTGCTTCGATTGCCCTGCGAGATCGAGCGTTCCTCGATTGAGCTGATGCTGCAGTTGTTGCTCGATGGGCATGACACCCTGCGATCGATTCTGGCCGACACGCCCGACGGGCCGCGTCTGGTGACTCGTGAACCTGGCGTGGTCCGCGCCGCCGACCTACTTTCCCGCGGGGAGCTGACGAAATCGACTGATACCGAACTGAACTCGGCTATAAGATATGAGGCGCGGCGAGTGATCGACGAGATTGATCCCCGCGCGGGAGCGATGGTACGTGCGGTTTGGCTGTCTGGCGTGGACCAACAGGTGCTGCTCCTCACCGTGCACCACTTGGCGGTGGATGTGGTGTCCTGGCACATCATGTTGGGTGATATCGCCGAGGCGTGGCGTTCGTTGACTTTGGGCGCAACGCCGAAGGCGCTGCCAGAGTTCACTTCGTACCGCCACTGGTCGGAGCTGATGTGGAAACGAACGGCTACACCGGAGGTGCGGAACCAACGCGAATACTGGGTCGCGCAGGTCCGCGGGCCCGATCCCGCGTTGGGTGCACGACATCCAGACCCCAGCCGGGATACCTGGTCCACGTTGCGGATCACCCCGACCGAAACGGCGGTTCAGGCCACTGAGCGGGTGCTGGCCGCAGTCACCAGAGAGGAGGGAATGCGCGAATTCTTGCTGGCCGCGATCGCGATTGCCGTCGCGAGCTGGCGTGGTGTTCACGCGCAGGACCCGTCTTCCGGCGTGCTCATCGCTCTGGAGAGCCATGGGCGTGCTGATGCCACTCTCGACACCGACACTACGAACACCGTCGGTTGGTTTACCAGCGCGTTTCCGGTGCGGCTCGGAACTGGTGCTGCGGCTGTCGATATCAAGCAGGCCGAGGCGGATCCGCAGGCCGCCCGGGCGGTACTCGATTCGGTAACCACCTACCTCACGGGTATCCCATATGGTGGTTTGGATTACGGTCTGCTTCGTTATGTTGACCACATCCCCGAATTGCAGGAGGCCCCCGACCCGCAAATCATGTTCAATTACATGGGTCGGCTGGACCTCAGCGGCGTCACGGATCAACCTTGGTCACCACTGACCTGGCCTCACATTGAATTTTTACCGGTCGATCCCGAGCCAGATCTGCCACTGCGCTTTGCCCTGCACATCAGCGCATTTGTACGTTCTACGCCCGACGGCCCGCAACTGACCGCGAACTGGCTGTGGAGTGATGCTCTATTCACACCCTCAGATATCGACCGTTTGATGCAGTTCTGGCAACGTGGCATCGCCGTGCTTGCCGCTGGTATGACAGAGAACGGAGCGGAATGA